The following coding sequences are from one Maniola jurtina chromosome 14, ilManJurt1.1, whole genome shotgun sequence window:
- the LOC123872102 gene encoding phosphomannomutase translates to MAARKNILYLFDVDGTLTKPRQVITEEFKNFLLQKVKPQVCIGLVSGSDYAKIAEQMGGEHVTNQFDYMFCENGVMAYRQGKLQSSQSILQFIGEETLQKVINFALGYMSKLELPAKRGNFVEFRSSMINICPVGRSCNQAERDEFSRFDTEHKIRAKFVEELKKEFADSKLTFALGGQISIDVFPTGWNKTYCLRHVIKDSFWEIHFFGDKTMRGGNDHEIYNDTKTIGHKVTGPEDTQEQLKECLGIQ, encoded by the coding sequence ATGGCCGCTCGGaagaatattttgtatttattcgACGTCGACGGTACGCTGACGAAACCCCGGCAAGTAATTACGGAGGAGTTCAAGAATTTCCTGCTCCAAAAGGTAAAGCCTCAAGTGTGTATCGGTCTCGTCAGCGGCTCGGATTACGCTAAAATCGCCGAGCAGATGGGCGGCGAGCATGTGACTAATCAGTTTGATTACATGTTTTGTGAGAATGGCGTGATGGCGTACCGGCAAGGGAAGTTACAAAGTTCACAGAGCATTTTACAGTTTATCGGAGAGGAAACACTCCAAAAGGTCATCAACTTTGCTCTCGGTTACATGTCAAAGTTGGAGCTACCTGCTAAGAGGGGCAACTTTGTCGAGTTTCGCTCGAGTATGATCAACATTTGCCCGGTCGGCCGCTCCTGCAACCAAGCAGAACGGGATGAATTCTCCCGTTTCGATACAGAACATAAGATTCGAGCGAAATTTGTTGAAGAATTGAAAAAAGAATTCGCAGACTCCAAACTAACATTTGCGCTCGGAGGGCAGATCAGCATAGATGTCTTTCCCACAGGGTGGAACAAGACTTACTGTCTCAGACATGTGATTAAGGACAGTTTCTGGGAGATCCACTTCTTTGGAGACAAGACCATGCGCGGTGGCAATGATCATGAAATCTACAATGACACTAAAACGATCGGGCACAAAGTCACAGGTCCAGAAGATACACAGGAGCAACTGAAAGAGTGCCTGGGTATACAATAA
- the LOC123872100 gene encoding N-sulphoglucosamine sulphohydrolase isoform X1, whose product MGGSPRVVIAVLLCFIIRHTVLSNKARNVLILLADDGGFELGAYLNKICQTPNIDALAKRGVIFNNAFTSVSSCSPSRAALLTGTPSHQNGMYGLHHGVHHFNSFDNITSLPNKLRENGIYTGIIGKKHVGPHEVYRFDFEQTEENNHINQVGRNITYIKLLTREFLAEANKQNKPFFLYVGFHDPHRCGHSHPEWGPFCERFGSGEPGAGRIPDWQPWYYQWDEIQLPYHVQDTEPARRDIAAQYTTMSRLDQGVALVLKELEAAGHKDDTLVMYTSDNGIPFPSGRTNFYDPGLREPLIMSSPDPDARRNEASSAMVSLLDVMPTVLDWFGIKEEQEMSNNIWGDDSPKSLLPILQKEPKPNDQDVVFASQTHHEITMYYPMRAVRSRRYKLIHNLNYGMPFPIDQDLYVSPTFQDILNRTRSKQPLPWYKTLKQYYYRPQWEFYDLRADPLELKNLHGKPSLEGVESSLRARLHEWQRRTQDPWLCAPGAVLERAACQALDNGLSHFLHH is encoded by the exons ATGGGAGGATCGCCGCGCGTTGTTATCGCGGTtctattatgttttattatcaGACACACGGTGCTATCTAATAAGGCACGTAACGTTCTAATACTTCTAG CGGACGATGGCGGATTCGAACTTGGtgcatatttaaataaaatctgccAAACTCCGAACATCGATGCACTCGCCAAACGTGGTGTCATCTTTAACAACGCTTTCACTTCCGTCAGCAGTTGCTCTCCTAG TCGTGCGGCATTGCTGACTGGCACTCCAAGCCATCAAAATGGGATGTACGGCTTGCATCATGGCGTTCACCATTTCAACTCCTTCGACAATATCACCAGCTTGCCAAATAAGCTGCGAGAAAATGGCATTTATACTG gTATAATCGGGAAAAAGCATGTGGGTCCTCATGAGGTGTaccgctttgactttgaacaaACAGAAGAAAATAATCACATCAACCAGGTTGGACGAAATATAACATACATCAAGCTCCTCACCCGAGAATTTCTTGCTGAAGCTAACAAACAAAACAA ACCATTCTTCCTGTACGTCGGTTTCCACGACCCCCACCGATGCGGGCACAGCCACCCCGAGTGGGGCCCGTTCTGTGAGCGGTTTGGCTCTGGCGAGCCTGGCGCGGGCCGTATCCCCGACTGGCAGCCGTGGTACTACCAATGGGATGAGATACAGCTGCCGTACCATGTTCAG GATACTGAACCAGCTAGAAGAGATATCGCCGCACAATATACAACCATGTCACGATTAGATCAAG GTGTGGCACTTGTCCTGAAGGAATTAGAAGCAGCCGGTCATAAAGATGATACTCTAGTTATGTACACATCCGACAACGGTATACCGTTCCCATCTGGCCGGACTAACTTCTACGACCCTGGTCTCCGGGAGCCTCTAATAATGTCGTCCCCTGACCCTGACGCGAGGAGGAATGAGGCATCCAGTGCCATGGTCAGTTTACTGGACGTCATGCCTACTGTACTAGATTGGTTCGGAATCAAAGAGGAACAAGAAATGAGTAATAATATATGGGGCGATGATAGTCCTAAAAGTTTGTTGCCTATTTTGCAAAAAG AGCCGAAACCCAATGACCAAGATGTAGTATTCGCGTCACAAACCCACCACGAGATCACAATGTACTACCCGATGCGCGCGGTGCGCTCGCGCCGCTACAAGCTCATACACAACCTCAACTACGGCATGCCTTTCCCCATCGACCAAGATTTATATGTATCACCTACTTTCCAG GACATTTTGAATCGCACTCGTAGCAAGCAGCCCCTGCCGTGGTACAAAACGCTCAAGCAGTACTACTACCGCCCGCAATGGGAGTTCTACGACTTACGCGCCGATCCTTTGGAACTCAAGAACTTGCATG GTAAGCCGTCTCTGGAGGGCGTGGAGTCGTCTCTCCGGGCGCGCCTGCACGAGTGGCAGCGCCGCACGCAGGACCCGTGGCTGTGCGCGCCCGGCGCCGTGCTCGAGCGCGCCGCGTGCCAGGCGCTGGACAACGGCCTCTCGCACTTCCTTCATcactga
- the LOC123872100 gene encoding N-sulphoglucosamine sulphohydrolase isoform X2, whose amino-acid sequence MYGLHHGVHHFNSFDNITSLPNKLRENGIYTGIIGKKHVGPHEVYRFDFEQTEENNHINQVGRNITYIKLLTREFLAEANKQNKPFFLYVGFHDPHRCGHSHPEWGPFCERFGSGEPGAGRIPDWQPWYYQWDEIQLPYHVQDTEPARRDIAAQYTTMSRLDQGVALVLKELEAAGHKDDTLVMYTSDNGIPFPSGRTNFYDPGLREPLIMSSPDPDARRNEASSAMVSLLDVMPTVLDWFGIKEEQEMSNNIWGDDSPKSLLPILQKEPKPNDQDVVFASQTHHEITMYYPMRAVRSRRYKLIHNLNYGMPFPIDQDLYVSPTFQDILNRTRSKQPLPWYKTLKQYYYRPQWEFYDLRADPLELKNLHGKPSLEGVESSLRARLHEWQRRTQDPWLCAPGAVLERAACQALDNGLSHFLHH is encoded by the exons ATGTACGGCTTGCATCATGGCGTTCACCATTTCAACTCCTTCGACAATATCACCAGCTTGCCAAATAAGCTGCGAGAAAATGGCATTTATACTG gTATAATCGGGAAAAAGCATGTGGGTCCTCATGAGGTGTaccgctttgactttgaacaaACAGAAGAAAATAATCACATCAACCAGGTTGGACGAAATATAACATACATCAAGCTCCTCACCCGAGAATTTCTTGCTGAAGCTAACAAACAAAACAA ACCATTCTTCCTGTACGTCGGTTTCCACGACCCCCACCGATGCGGGCACAGCCACCCCGAGTGGGGCCCGTTCTGTGAGCGGTTTGGCTCTGGCGAGCCTGGCGCGGGCCGTATCCCCGACTGGCAGCCGTGGTACTACCAATGGGATGAGATACAGCTGCCGTACCATGTTCAG GATACTGAACCAGCTAGAAGAGATATCGCCGCACAATATACAACCATGTCACGATTAGATCAAG GTGTGGCACTTGTCCTGAAGGAATTAGAAGCAGCCGGTCATAAAGATGATACTCTAGTTATGTACACATCCGACAACGGTATACCGTTCCCATCTGGCCGGACTAACTTCTACGACCCTGGTCTCCGGGAGCCTCTAATAATGTCGTCCCCTGACCCTGACGCGAGGAGGAATGAGGCATCCAGTGCCATGGTCAGTTTACTGGACGTCATGCCTACTGTACTAGATTGGTTCGGAATCAAAGAGGAACAAGAAATGAGTAATAATATATGGGGCGATGATAGTCCTAAAAGTTTGTTGCCTATTTTGCAAAAAG AGCCGAAACCCAATGACCAAGATGTAGTATTCGCGTCACAAACCCACCACGAGATCACAATGTACTACCCGATGCGCGCGGTGCGCTCGCGCCGCTACAAGCTCATACACAACCTCAACTACGGCATGCCTTTCCCCATCGACCAAGATTTATATGTATCACCTACTTTCCAG GACATTTTGAATCGCACTCGTAGCAAGCAGCCCCTGCCGTGGTACAAAACGCTCAAGCAGTACTACTACCGCCCGCAATGGGAGTTCTACGACTTACGCGCCGATCCTTTGGAACTCAAGAACTTGCATG GTAAGCCGTCTCTGGAGGGCGTGGAGTCGTCTCTCCGGGCGCGCCTGCACGAGTGGCAGCGCCGCACGCAGGACCCGTGGCTGTGCGCGCCCGGCGCCGTGCTCGAGCGCGCCGCGTGCCAGGCGCTGGACAACGGCCTCTCGCACTTCCTTCATcactga